From the genome of Fibrobacter sp. UWH6:
GGCACCCTGCTGATCAGGACCCGAACCGTTCTGATTTTCACCGCGATTATGACCGCATTGTTTTTTCTACGGCATTTAGGCGGTTGGGCCGCAAGACCCAGGTGCATCCTTTTTCTGTAAATGACCATGTTCACAGCCGACTGACCCACAGTATCGAAGTCAGTAGCGTTGGCCGTAGCCTGGCCATTACAGTTTATCACCTGATCAAGAAGTACCTGCCCAAGTACATTAACGAATACCAGTTCGGTACCATTGTACAGTCAGCTTGTCTTGCCCACGATATTGGCAACCCTCCCTTTGGTCACGCCGGTGAAGCCGCCATTCGCGAATGGTTCCGCAAGAACCGCCATTCCCCGGCCATGCAGGATTTGAAACCCGACGAAATCGCCGACTTCGAAAACTTCGACGGTAATGCCCAGGGCCACCGCATTTTGAGCAAGCTGGAATACCACTTCCTTGATGGTGGTATGCGCCTGACTTATGCGACTATTGGAGCCATGATCAAGTATCCCCAGTTGGCCAAGTTTGGAACTCCCACCAGCCTTTTCTCTACCGAGGCGGATCTTTACCGCATGACGGCCTACACCTTGGGCCTCCCGGAACTGGAAACGGGCAAGTGGATCCGTCATCCGCTGGTTTACCTGATGGAAGCGGCCGACGATATCTGCTACAGTATTTTGGACGTGGAAGACGCCATTGAACTTGGCATTTTGACTTTCGGTGACGTCAGGGGAATGTTCAGCTACCTGTGTGGACCGGACGTAGATATTGACCGCGAATATCAGGAAAACGGCCAGAACTTCCGTGACTTCCTCAGCAGTATCCGCGGCCTGGCCATCCAGAATCTGATTGATGATGTGGCTGTGACTTTCGTAAAGCATTACGAAGAAATCATGAATGGCGAACCGGTAAAACATCTGACGGACCTGTCTAAGTCCGAGGTGATGGACGGCATCAAGATTGCCAAGCGCCTGGGCGTAGAACGAATTTATCCCGACCGCCGCAAGACGGAACTGGAAGTGGGTAGCTATACCACCCTGAGTACCGTATTGGACGCCTTCATCAATGGTGTTTATGACTTCCGCAAGAACGGTAAGAATTCCTACCGCGCAGACCGAATTGTACGTCTGATCGGCCAGGCGAAAATCGGCCAGAGCGTAACGGCCGCCGAAGCTTACCACCAGGTGCTGGATTTTGTCAGCGGAATGACCGATAATTATGCAACCTACTTGGCACGCCAGATTGGCGGCTTGGCCATGGGTTACTAAGAGTGTGTTATGATTTGGCTATTTGACTATGACCTTACCATTTATGGTGCCGATGAACATAATGTCATCGATTCCCTGGACCATCGCATTTCGTTGATGGTGCAGAAGGCAACCGGTACTGACTTTGAAACGGCTCACCAGATCCGTAAGGATTACCTGAAGCGTTTTGGTACCACATTGGCGGGCCTCCAGGCTATGCACGGTGTGGATCCGGAAACCTTTTTCGATTTCATTCATGAACCGGAATATCTGACTTACCCCAAGCATTCTCCGGCAAAGGCGAACCTGATTATGGGGCTTGCCGGACACCGTTTCGTGTTTACCAATGGCCGCAGGGACTGGAGCGAAGCGGGCATGGAACATATGGGTGTGCGTCAGTGCTTCGAGGATGTTTTCGACCTGAAGCAGATGGACTGGATTGGAAAGCCCCACGACAGCGCCTACGAAAAGGCGGAACGCTGGTTGGCCAAGAAGGTCCCCGAGATGTTCTTTGCCAACGGCACTCCGGCGGATCCTTCCCAGATTGTACTGCTGGACGATTCTGTCCGCAATCTGGAACCTGCCCATCGTCGCGGCTGGACCACCATTCTGGTGAACCCTGTTCCCGACGTGCCTAGCTGGGTGAACTTCTATATTCCCTCCCTTTTGCATTTGACAAGTATCTTGCCGGAATTGGCAAAGAGAATGAAGTAATATGCTTGAACTTTTGTCGATGGAGTTTATGCAGAACGCCTTGGTGGCGGCAGTCCTGGTGGCTGTGGCTTGCGGCGTCATGGGAACTTTTGTGGTGGTGAACCGCCTGACTTCCTTGGCTGGGGGCGTGGCTCATGCCTCTTTTGGCGGCGTGGGTCTGGCGGCTCTACTTGGATTCTCTCCTATGCTGGGCTCCCTGGGTTTTGCGGTGGCCTGTGCCATGCTCATGGGCATTCTCACCTGGCGAGACCGAAAGAACTCCGATACCTTTATTGGCGTCATCTGGGCTGGCGGTATGGCCCTGGGCGTGATCCTCACGGACTTGACTCCCGGTTACAGTGGCGAAATGATGAGTTTTCTGTTCGGTAGTCTTCTGACGGTACCTTTGGAACTGCTGTATTGGATGGTGGCACTCCTTGTGGTGATTCTTGTGGCCGTGGTGGTCAACTTCCGGAAGTTCCTGGCCATCTCCTACGATCCTGAATTTGCCCGGGTGCAGGGATTGCCTGTGCTGACTTACTATATGGCCCTGATTGCGCTGATTGCCTTGACTGTGGTTATTGCGGTGCAGGCTGTGGGCATGATTCTTGTGATTGCCCTGCTGACCATTCCCGCCTACATTGCGGAATGCTACGCCAAGAACCTGGCCCAGATGATGGTCATGTCGGTGGTGTTTTCGCTGGTCCTTGTGGTGACCGGGCTTATGTTGGCCTGCCAGTTGAACTTTGTGGTGGGGCCGACAATCATTGCCTGTGGCGTCCTTGTTTATGCGCTTCACTTTGCCGTAAAGAAATTGCGTAGGGCTTAAGGAGTTCTAAATGAAAAAGTCAAGTCTGTTTTTTGCTCTGTTGGTGGCTCATTGTTCGCTGTTCATTGCGGCTGCGGTGGCCTTTCCGGAACCTGCTTCTCGTAACGGCTTCAGCAACATGACCGTCAAGACCGAGTATTCCGAATTGCTGCAAGAGAAGAATGCCCGCAACGATTCCCTGTTGCCGGCCCTGGATGGCGACAAGGCTTTTGCCGAAGTGCTCCGCCTGAATCCTAACTTCTGGAGCCTGGGCGGTATGATGGATAAGGAAGCCTCCCTGGTGACCAAGCTGAACGCCCGTGTGATCTACATTGACGGTATCCGCGAAGAACCTTTCTGTAACCTGGACAAGAACTCCGGCAGTTCCGCCGGCGAATGGAATGTGAGCATTGGCGTGGACTTTGTGTCTGGCGGTTCCAATACGGTTCATATCCACGTGCAGCAGTGCCTTGACTACGTTCGCGACCAGCTGGGCTATGCCGTCAAGAAGGGCGACAAGGTGGTGGTGATTCCGCCCAAGAAGGTGCTGGATAAAATCAAGGAAAGCGAGATTCCCGATGCCATCGATATCGATATGCAGCAGACCTTGCTGAAGGCCCACGAAGATGTGAACATTTCTGGCAAGTGCCCCAAGGATATCGACGCCTACATCATTCTTCGCAATGTGTATGAACAGGTAAAGAACTTCAAGATGGATTATGTTGTCATTAACGACCAGCTGAACAAGCAACGCAACGGCGCCGGCCGTGTGCAGTCCTGTTCTTTTAGCCGTGAATGGAACAAGAAGTATCAGGAAAGCGCCAGCTTTGAATGCGACATCGACCATGACAAGTGTGTTTACCGTCAGGAAAACGATGGCGACACGGAATGGTCCATCAACTACGAGAAAGACCGCTTCGAATATATCAACGACACCTTCCTTTTCTTTGACCTGAATCCCAAGAGCATCCATAAGGGTGGCAAAATGCTGGACCTGCGACTGCTCCGTCTATCCAGTTCGCTGTACCTGGAAGCTTACCTAAACTCCAAGGGGGAACCTGTTACCCTGGGTCTGGTGATCGTTCCTGGCGAAAAGACCATGGATGATTACGATGATGGCGAAGAAGAAGAGGGGATGATGATGGAATAGCCCTAGGTGCTGTTGACCATCCAAGTAGTTTTTTATATATATCTGTAGAGAAAGTTTAATCAAGGAGAATTTTATGAAGAGTGTTATCAAGGCTTCTTTGTTTGCTGCCGCATTCGGTATGGCAGCCTCTTCCGCTTTCGCCGAAAGTGAATCTTTCGGTGGTATTGGCGTTACCATTTATCAGCTCCGCGATGGTGTTAAGGTTGCCGAAGTGATTCCGGGAACCCCCGCTGCCGAAACCAAGCTCCAGGCCGGTGATGTGATTACTGCTGTAGACGGTGTCAGCCTGAAGGGTCAGGACATTGAATTTTCTAAGGAACAGCTCCGCGGTCAGGTGAACAAGCCTCTTGAAATCACCTATATCAGCGAAGGCGAAACCTATACCGCTACCATCCGCCGTGCCCAGATTACCGTTAAGGATCTGGACTCCAAGAACGTAGAAGCCTGGTATGGCAACAAGACTGAATTCGAAGCTGCCGAATTGGAAACCTACGCCAGCGCAAGTCAGTCCGACAAGCAGCTGGTGGCCGTGCTGAAGCATGGTAATGCCATCGGTTCCGGCGAAAAGGTAAACGCCACCAACCTGAACGGCATCTATGTAGAAAAGGCAAACGAATTTGCTCCCAAGGTCAAGGCTTCTACCGGCAAGGTTGGCTCTGCTGCCTTGAAGGGCTTTACCCGCTCTGCAATCAGCTTCAATGTTAAGTCTGAAGGTACTGCCAACATTACCATCATGAATGCCGATGGTGCCGAAGTGGCCCGCCTCCAGGAAAACGTGGTGAAGGGCTTCAACACCGTGAAGTGGAATGGCGAAGCTACCCCGGCTGGCCGTTACATGGTGACCATCGAACTGAATGGTTCTGTAAGCGGTAAGAATGCCGTGCTGAAGTAATTTCTGCTTAGACAATCTGCTTTTATACAAATTAACAATAAAAGTCTG
Proteins encoded in this window:
- a CDS encoding metal ABC transporter permease produces the protein MLELLSMEFMQNALVAAVLVAVACGVMGTFVVVNRLTSLAGGVAHASFGGVGLAALLGFSPMLGSLGFAVACAMLMGILTWRDRKNSDTFIGVIWAGGMALGVILTDLTPGYSGEMMSFLFGSLLTVPLELLYWMVALLVVILVAVVVNFRKFLAISYDPEFARVQGLPVLTYYMALIALIALTVVIAVQAVGMILVIALLTIPAYIAECYAKNLAQMMVMSVVFSLVLVVTGLMLACQLNFVVGPTIIACGVLVYALHFAVKKLRRA
- a CDS encoding S41 family peptidase, yielding MKSVIKASLFAAAFGMAASSAFAESESFGGIGVTIYQLRDGVKVAEVIPGTPAAETKLQAGDVITAVDGVSLKGQDIEFSKEQLRGQVNKPLEITYISEGETYTATIRRAQITVKDLDSKNVEAWYGNKTEFEAAELETYASASQSDKQLVAVLKHGNAIGSGEKVNATNLNGIYVEKANEFAPKVKASTGKVGSAALKGFTRSAISFNVKSEGTANITIMNADGAEVARLQENVVKGFNTVKWNGEATPAGRYMVTIELNGSVSGKNAVLK
- a CDS encoding deoxyguanosinetriphosphate triphosphohydrolase, whose amino-acid sequence is MLSATRYGHPADQDPNRSDFHRDYDRIVFSTAFRRLGRKTQVHPFSVNDHVHSRLTHSIEVSSVGRSLAITVYHLIKKYLPKYINEYQFGTIVQSACLAHDIGNPPFGHAGEAAIREWFRKNRHSPAMQDLKPDEIADFENFDGNAQGHRILSKLEYHFLDGGMRLTYATIGAMIKYPQLAKFGTPTSLFSTEADLYRMTAYTLGLPELETGKWIRHPLVYLMEAADDICYSILDVEDAIELGILTFGDVRGMFSYLCGPDVDIDREYQENGQNFRDFLSSIRGLAIQNLIDDVAVTFVKHYEEIMNGEPVKHLTDLSKSEVMDGIKIAKRLGVERIYPDRRKTELEVGSYTTLSTVLDAFINGVYDFRKNGKNSYRADRIVRLIGQAKIGQSVTAAEAYHQVLDFVSGMTDNYATYLARQIGGLAMGY
- a CDS encoding pyrimidine 5'-nucleotidase; protein product: MIWLFDYDLTIYGADEHNVIDSLDHRISLMVQKATGTDFETAHQIRKDYLKRFGTTLAGLQAMHGVDPETFFDFIHEPEYLTYPKHSPAKANLIMGLAGHRFVFTNGRRDWSEAGMEHMGVRQCFEDVFDLKQMDWIGKPHDSAYEKAERWLAKKVPEMFFANGTPADPSQIVLLDDSVRNLEPAHRRGWTTILVNPVPDVPSWVNFYIPSLLHLTSILPELAKRMK